atgaggcaaattaTTTTGCCACCGTTTCGAAAAAACATTGCTAGGTCCCAGCTGCCCGGCAAGGTGTTGGTGTACCAGCTTCACCAAGCCTGCCGGTTCTTAACCGTTCATCTGGCTTGTGAACTGTGGCGTTACCAGGCGTGCCAGCTCCTAACTCGCTTCCATCTTCTGCAACATCAGCGAGTTTCTCATCAACATCGGTTAGCTCAGTTTCATCAATCAGACTTGGTGAGCTTCCTGCTTCCAAGTCCAAACAAGCAGGCTCATCATCAACTTCAATCGTACTCTGTACGCCTAGCATATGTTCTGTTGTTGAATTCTCTTTCACGACATGATCCCCTTCAACCTTGATGGGAACTGAAGTATCTTCCATGGGTCCACACACGACAGGCTTGCTAAGCTCTGATGAAGATGCAGTATCATTCACCTTTATCTCTTCCTGGCTTATGTAAGAGGTTTCAAGATCAGGTGCTGTTTCAGGATTATTCGGTGGGTGGCTTTCAATGATTCCTGGGTTCTTCTTACGCTTGAGGGGGCGTCTGGGTTCATCCGGAGGTTGGAGTTCAGCTGTTGGGGAACTAAATATTTCCTCGGCGACAAACGATGAAGAAAAGGACCAAGCAGGTTCCTGTTCAGGTAACGGAGGCACCTTCTGATTATTGACAATAAAAAACTCAATTTGTTCCACTGCGGAGCCAGATTCTGACATGGTTTTGACCATGTGAAGAAAATTTGCGAAGTGTAGATCAACAGATCCATCAAAGAAAAGTTTAGAAATTTCCAGAAGAATCGAATGTGAATCAGCTTCTTGAGTAGCATATAAAATATTTCCCTGGAAATGAGTAACAAATAAAATCAATTTCAAAACCGATAATGTTACTTAGTGAAAATCTGAAAGTTTCGATGCAACGCGTCGAGCATGTCCATAGATAACAGTAAGGTCGACATCAAATGTTATTGCTAATAAATGCAACgtaagatcatggcaagataattTATATCGCTATTTTCCAGCTGTACAATATATTAGGGGCTGAGAATATATCTAAAATTTTCAGGAGAGTGGTTTTTCTACACCCCAGCTTGGTGTTTTCAGGTGTCCCGTGAGATCTTTAAGAAATATTATCCTACCAGCATGCATAAAAGATGGGATAAATGATGACGGTGAGTCGGTACTAACTATAATAAACACTGAAAGAAAGTCAGATACTAACCTGTAAAAGACAAGAGCATTCAAATCTTCCCTCACAAGAACTATCACGTCCTTTCAGCATATACTTGTAGGATAACTTCTCAACAACAATAACTTCAGGACTGCTAAGCTTCGTGGCCTCATTTTGCTGAAATTTATTGTAAGTATCTCCATGCATCTTGTAGATGTAACGTTGCATATATGGTAAAAGCCAATTAAGTAAACTAGCCTTTCCTCTGTTGTTCCCTGTACCAGAATGCATTGGTTCTCGGTACACAACCTGTGTGAAGGTGGCAATTGTGGATGagaatcatactccctccgttcggaattacttgtcgcgaaaatggatgtatctagacttattaggAGTACAAGAAATGGTTGATCTAAAAATCATCCAACAAATGGACACTAGCTATCACAAATTGACTTGAATACATATTGAGCATATGCTCCTACTTCCTTCTGATAAGCTCAACATTTGAAGGGTCATTGAAGTAAATATGCATGTGTAACTGCGCAACTGGCAACACAACGAGGACCATATACCTAATATGGTAATATTCTGTAATTTATTGGAAAAATCTAAACTCGTGTGATTAAATGATGAATGAGGCTTATGGTTTTCTATCATCATTACTCAACACATTGTATTAGTCAGTCACAAACAGATTTAATAAAACTCAAACAAGATTAAGATCGCTGGGTTCAGGCAAAAGAATGAGCATATATTGTGCAAACTCACACTGAAGTCTCAGTAAGATTTTGGGAGTAAAATACTAAATGTAAAGGAAAATTCAGCAGGAGAGTTAGATTTTTTGCAACTCCATTTACTTCCGAATTCTAAAAAGATAGAAAATAAATTTGGTTCAACTTAAGGCACACaaaattatttgaattttttgCTAGGATACTTAGTATTCCTTCTTCACAATTTTATACTGAACGTTGAACTTCACAATATCCTGATTTTGCACTCTGTATGGGAACTCAACTAACATACCAGAAAGAGGAAATATGCAATACAATATACAAGCAAGAATGCCACTTATCAGAATATCGATTCGGTCATGTGATACGATCTAAACAGTTTGGACTGATTCTAAGATTCTAGTCAATAGAATCTATGATTTACGATTGTGACAGCTATGATCATATGATTTGAGATCTTATGCATAGAGTTCCGATCCAATTCATAATCTACGATTTCGACAACCTTGTACAAGATTTTTATTACCTTAGAAAGTGCCGGAATACCTATAATGTTCATCAATGCAGCAACCCTCCCATCGAGTTTTTGTTTGTCATCAAGAGAAAGTTCACCAAATTGTATAAATTCGACCTCACGAGTGTTCTGAAATTGCTGCTTCAGTTCATCATCATCTGCCCAGCAAACAAGACCAAAAGATGGATGGAGGGACACCCATCTGTAACCCAGGGTTGGCAATACCATTGTTTCCAACTTCTGAAGAGATTCTTTCAAGAACAAGATATTGTCCATCTTATAACTTCCAGAATGGAGATCATTAACCCATCTCACAAATACACGAAACACCTATATAGAGTGCCAAAGTGGATTTAATAATGTAGACGAAATCGTCTAGCAGAAAGCCCTAAGCTACCATAAATTGTAAATTTTTTGGTCCCCGAGGGAGTAGAATCATATTAAGGCTGAAACTGCCAACCCTACACTATGCAGGTTTGGTATTTCGTGCATGAAAGACAACTTACATGATTGGCTACTTGTGAAGGCAATGCAACACTTGATAGCCGGAGCAGTATCTCAAGGTACTCAGATGTCGTTGGTATCTTTGGTACACCACACGTCTCAGTAAAGAAATCATGGAGGCTTGGATAAGCCACAGACAACATCTTTCTCAGAAACATATTCCCCTTCATTAAAATGGATGCATATATCTTTTCACAACAGCCTGTTGGGTCATGCCAATACAAATCATTTGAAGACATAAATCTCCCGGTTACAGAATCAGTTGATGGTGAACCATGCAGTGGTGTAAATATAGAGCAGCGTGGTAGGAAATCGCGTTTAATGTTGATCTCTCCACTAGCGGCACCTTCTGACATGAAGGTGTAGAATTTGCACATCTGGTCCATTCTGAAGAAAATGCAGGTAAAGAATTGCATGATTATATGGAGCTATGGAGAAATAGAAACAAAATATATATCAAGTATGTACTCCGTCAGTCCTAAAATATAATACGTGTTTAACTTTTCAGAGTATATGCCATAAAAGTATCTTATAAGAAAAATGCAACAATATTGTTCTTACATACCCGATTCATATACTTTCACAAATATTAGTGGTCAAAATTTCAAAGTGTTGACAGCGCACATTATAATGTGCATTTATATCTTGGAAAATGGAGTGCCATGTAATGTTGTTGGATAGCTACAAATATTTAAGAATATAATTGTCCTTATACAGTTTAATCCACATTCTAAACTTGCATAGCACATAATATTTAATGTTAACTTTTGTGACATAATATTTATCTAATGTTACAGCTGAAAATGGAGTGCCATGTAGCGCACATTACAATGTGCATTCTAAACTTGAACAATGGCGAATAGTTTTGAAATGTCAAGATAACTAGATAAGTAATATCTGGTGTTTGACAAAAATAGGCAAAATCTGATGGTCAAGCAAAAAATAAGTAATATCTGGAAATGTCACCGCATGTTCTAATTTATAGATAACATAACTTACCTTGGTGTGAGACAATACATTATTAGAAATTTAATGAAATAAATCACTCCAAAATAAACCGCATCCCACCTTATCCTTGGTGTGAGACAAGAtaaaagttactccctccgtcccaaaatgtaagacgtttttttgacacttggtagtgtcaaaaaacgtcttacatttcggGGCGGAGGGAGTGGTACATTATTAGTAACTACTAACTAGTAGTAACATTTTTCTGTTGTTCAAACAGTAGATGGAGACGCCCCATACCTTGCACTAAAATTAGCTTGTGATGCTATCCAGTGATTGAGGATCAATAAAGCGTCACTGTGGGATACTGTTGTCTTGAATCCAATATCCTTCCTAAGTAATGTGCTTGATAACTATTCCACAGGAACAAGGTAAGACATTATGATGAAAACACAATATAGTTTGGCAAGGATAAATGACTACCAAGTACTAACCAGTGGTTTAGCATATGGGGCGACACTGCCAAGGAGAGAGCGCACATTTTTAAAATCACAGAATAGATCTCTTGCGTAATGAAGGTCCTTATCCATACTCGATGCTATCCACTTGAAGTTTCGCAGACACTTCATAAAGGAAGAGTCAACTTTTCTCTTTTCACCACAATCTGTTGCATTTGTGAGACTCCTAGATTTTGTACTATAATAATCATTCCAGTATTTGTCTAGAACCTTCAGAAGATATATACAATTTTCTCGCAAATTCTTTGAGGTGAGTGTTGATAACATAGTCATCAATTTTGGTGACTCCCAGTCATACACAATATAAGGTGTTCCAGGTATACCACCTTGGAAGGGAGTACCATTTTGACAGTCATCAGCCTCAAATACATTCTTCTCAACTTCCATTACCTGAACAAAATCAGTCACACCTAACTGCTCGAAAAATTGCCTCCAACTTTGCATTTTGAATTGCAATGAAGCAGAGCTATCATGTGTCAAGTAACAAGTGTCAAGTTCAATCCATGCCATATCTACATTCTGAAGGAGCTTGCCTATGTCCACTGAATTTCCATAATGTTTACTCTAGTGAATGGGTACATCAGCTGGGCACTTATAGCCACTGTTCGTAAGTAAGACGGGCATCTTTCATAATTCTGAGACAATCTCTTCTTTCTCAGGGTTACAGCTTATACAGGGGGGCCGAAGATGTAGCATGATAAAACTCATATATTCTGTCATCATTTTCTCTTCTGGATTAGCATCTGTAGCATTAGGCAATGACACCAGGATGTGATTTTTTATAATGTCATGTCCAGACAACTTCAGCACACCAACTTTCAATAAAATATCTATAAGGTCACTTGTTCTCGTCTCTTCGACAATGTAACTATTTTAGCAGGACATGGGGAGGATGTGTGGGCTCACAATGCGAAGGCTGCTGTACAGAACTGGGAAGCTCTGCATGCTGATTTTGGATCCGGGCGGAGAGTCGAGAAGATCACAATTCAACCATATTGGGCCATCTGCTATACAGCTAAATGAACCATCTGAAAGTGGGATGCATTTCATTTTCCTGAGAGAACATAAAGTATcactttcaaaatttgttctcaagggaAGATCTCGAGAAGAATGAGACAGCAACGCCGAATGAAGTGTAACAAACCAAGCACATAGCCATTCCAGTCCCAGTGACTCAATGCAACCATCAGTTTGGCAAATAGATGACATAATATCAGTCAAAAATTTCGGTCCATACTCATGTATACCTAAGGCCATTGATAATGTATCGTATACAGTAACATCTTTTGATAAATATCCAAGGTGAAGATGTTCACGGAGTATGGTATCAGGCAATAGCGTTCTAGCCTGTTCATCCCAACCCCTTAGTGTGTTGCATGGGTGGACCCACTGCAAACTGGAGCCCTCCAAAACCATGCAGCAGGTAAGGCGCAACTTGGAAAGGATCAAATGAGGGAGCTGAGAAAAGAACCCATGAACTTCTCCCGGTAGAGGCACAAAACTCATCAAGGCCGTAACAGCTTTTCCAGAGCACTTTCAGAAGCAAGGTAGAGCACAAAAAGATTCTTGAGTACTAACAAATAAAGATGGGAATTCAGACAGCAACCATTGGTCCCATGCGCTATCTGCATCCACTTCTTCTCTAGAAGAAGGCAAAACAAAATCTCCTTGAAGAATGAATTTAAGACCGTAGTTCCTTAGAGGAAGGAAAGCAAAGACAGGTTGTTGCTTCAAATAAGGTTCATACTCTCCATCTTCTGTCTCCTGCAAAGAAAATGCCATAGCTATCTCTGTACTACAGACATCATGACGAACAAGCGAGCTCTGTAATTTCTTACTAACTACCAACGAGCTCACTGTCTCATTCCCACGTGAAATTTTCACAATGCCATCAGCAAGAGATTTTCTTCTCATTACTAGAAATTTCTCACTGAGCATATTTTTGAATTTGATGCATTTTAGCCTGTGAAGGAACAAGAGCAGAGATGGGTCAAGAT
Above is a window of Triticum dicoccoides isolate Atlit2015 ecotype Zavitan chromosome 5B, WEW_v2.0, whole genome shotgun sequence DNA encoding:
- the LOC119309528 gene encoding LOW QUALITY PROTEIN: protein NO VEIN-like (The sequence of the model RefSeq protein was modified relative to this genomic sequence to represent the inferred CDS: substituted 1 base at 1 genomic stop codon); translated protein: MAWTFGAGQGNGGRRGVGLGGGTAGFGSDAGPFAGNVGSDRDNAGQIVFGDGSGFGGRGPSFRQQAGSPGGVAAAAAAPFGFVAGCGTQGGQIAVEKVPGFRMRVDSDDDGMSDHDWPDSWFRPDPSATVDHFLEAVIQQSPFQVAVKLLSLLHVYNGSSNAPISLLKCYAQRAIDAIMNSNIDLISTGSEGGGDMYEEVHTQIAEQRSSSSHCIGRIQGNPENTCVRKITSKSLLNIDHTLQLIAKFILDCLGHLPSEFWSLAADILLSGLQTVTKNCYSLILHACSETWQLCMLCNIGSSLGVAEWVEDCPTTCRIEDAYGNRETNSSSCHASAVSGGHPHKNTNMLTTTDDDMVVNERSKSFPGLEAIDDENMQVLDPDGSKADMAESLATNKPPVIKEINLEKAALIIETIRQEEFGLDQTLSYTDSSLLKKQHAQLGRALHCLSQELYSHDSHIILELIQNADDNTYLKDVEPTLAFVLQDDGIAVLNNETCFSADNIRALCDIGNSTKKGSNMGYIGNKGIGFKSVFRVTDAPEIHSNGFHVKFDITEGQIGFILPTAIPPFDTNPLSRILSPEDSYDACSSWKTCILLPFRSNFREGTGMCSVVSMFSDLDPSLLLFLHRLKCIKFKNMLSEKFLVMRRKSLADGIVKISRGNETVSSLVVSKKLQSSLVRHDVCSTEIAMAFSLQETEDGEYEPYLKQQPVFAFLPLRNYGLKFILQGDFVLPSSREEVDADSAWDQWLLSEFPSLFVSTQESFCALPCFXKCSGKAVTALMSFVPLPGEVHGFFSQLPHLILSKLRLTCCMVLEGSSLQWVHPCNTLRGWDEQARTLLPDTILREHLHLGYLSKDVTVYDTLSMALGIHEYGPKFLTDIMSSICQTDGCIESLGLEWLCAWKMKCIPLSDGSFSCIADGPIWLNCDLLDSPPGSKISMQSFPVLYIVEETRTSDLIDILLKVGVLKLSGHDIIKNHILVSLPNATDANPEEKMMTEYMSFIMLHLRPPCISCNPEKEEISKHYGNSVDIGKLLQNVDMAWIELDTCYLTHDSSASLQFKMQSWRQFFEQLGVTDFVQVMEVEKNVFEADDCQNGTPFQGGIPGTPYIVYDWESPKLMTMLSTLTSKNLRENCIYLLKVLDKYWNDYYSTKSRSLTNATDCGEKRKVDSSFMKCLRNFKWIASSMDKDLHYARDLFCDFKNVRSLLGSVAPYAKPLLSSTLLRKDIGFKTTVSHSDALLILNHWIASQANFSARMDQMCKFYTFMSEGAASGEINIKRDFLPRCSIFTPLHGSPSTDSVTGRFMSSNDLYWHDPTGCCEKIYASILMKGNMFLRKMLSVAYPSLHDFFTETCGVPKIPTTSEYLEILLRLSSVALPSQVANHVFRVFVRWVNDLHSGSYKMDNILFLKESLQKLETMVLPTLGYRWVSLHPSFGLVCWADDDELKQQFQNTREVEFIQFGELSLDDKQKLDGRVAALMNIIGIPALSKVVYREPMHSGTGNNRGKASLLNWLLPYMQRYIYKMHGDTYNKFQQNEATKLSSPEVIVVEKLSYKYMLKGRDSSCEGRFECSCLLQGNILYATQEADSHSILLEISKLFFDGSVDLHFANFLHMVKTMSESGSAVEQIEFFIVNNQKVPPLPEQEPAWSFSSSFVAEEIFSSPTAELQPPDEPRRPLKRKKNPGIIESHPPNNPETAPDLETSYISQEEIKVNDTASSSELSKPVVCGPMEDTSVPIKVEGDHVVKENSTTEHMLGVQSTIEVDDEPACLDLEAGSSPSLIDETELTDVDEKLADVAEDGSELGAGTPGNATVHKPDERLRTGRLGEAGTPTPCRLEQDGAWNRGLAAWQGMPKNLEDAKDCGIRAHGDRSPSNGSTKADLCSRPHDAQERSICNIYRAAKQGLDGKPLQGRATSGDADHAGATPPAIPCSPSPPRGKGGADDVEAGSGSGRCGGGRSMEIRPAASARSRGDDRGRESHARSVDCTGPSNVKWVNEEKESGLPYDIVITPKGGAAEYVEVKATVTSNKDWFHITPNEWQFALEKGDSFSIAHVVLKGSEKANIMLMKNPQKLFHQKVDDLNFALVMSKKIRKLNQISVSLKPDAQSPTPDESAS